A region of the Flintibacter sp. KGMB00164 genome:
CATGGACCCCCGCTCTGCCGCCATTGCCAACATCCTGGTGGGTAACCCCGAGGATGAGGCGGTGCTAGAGTGCACCATGATGGGCCCCCAGCTCCTCTTTAACCAGGCGGAGACCATCGCCATCACCGGCGGCGATCTGATGCCCACCCTGGACGGTCAGCCCATGCCCACCTACCGGGCGGTCACTGTCCAGGCCGGTCAGGTGCTGCGTTTCCAGGCCCCCAAGACGGGCTGCCGCTGCTTTATTGCCTTCACCGGCGGATTGGATATCCCCGAGGTAATGGGCAGCCGCTCTACTTACATGAAGGCCAAGATCGGCGGATATCAGGGCCGCAAGCTCCAGAAGGACGACGTGATCGGCTTCCGGGCTCCCGGTGTACCCAAGAACCTGAATATCCGCTGCATGAGCCCCGAGTTTATCCCCCGCCCGGTGTACACCCTGCGGGTAGTAATGGGACCTCAGGACGACGCCTTTACCCAGCAGGGTCTGGACACCTTCCTGAGCGAGACCTACTCGGTGACCAACGAGTTTGACCGCATGGGCTGCCGTCTGGATGGCCCCGTCATCCAGCACGTCACCGACGGCAACATTATTTCCGACGGCATCGCCTTCGGCGCCATCCAGGTTCCCTCTGAGGGCAAGCCCATCATCATGCTGGGCGACCGTCAGACCACCGGCGGCTATACCAAGATTGCCAATGTCATCTCTGCCGACTTCCGGCTGCTGGGCCAGCTGAAGGCAGGCGACAAGGTAAAATTTGAAAAGGTATCCATCGGACAGGCCCAGGATGCTCTGCTCAATCAGCGGGCTGCTCTGAAGACCCTGCGTCACGCTCTGGACGGCTGATACCTGTAAATAAGGAGGAGTTCCCATGGCTTTTGATATTACCCCTTATATCGACAAGTCCCCCGCTGAGGTCCGCGGCCTGATCCGCCAGGGCGTCATCGACTTCCCCACTGCCGGTATGTGCCGGGGCTATGCCCAGGCCAATCTGGTGATCCTCCCCCCGGAGTACGCCGCTGACTTTGAGGAGTTTACCAAGAAGAACCCTTTCCCCTGTCCGGTGCTGGAGATCATCAAGGGTACCCCTGAGACCCACGCCATGGGCGAGGGAGGCAACATCTGCTCGGATATCCCCCGCTACCGCATCTATGAAAACGGTGTGTTTACCAAGGAGATCACCGACGCCTCCGAGTATTGGAAAGAGGGTTATGTGGGCTTCCTCATCGGCTGTTCCTTCTCCTTTGAGGAGGCGCTGATGGCTGCCGGAATTCCCGTGCGCCACATTGAGCAGGGCTGCAACGTGCCCATGTTCAAGACCAACATCCAGACCGTCAAGGCTGGTCCCTTCGAAGGACCCATGGTGTGCTCCATGCGTCCCATGACTCCGGAGCAGGCCCAGAAGGCCTACGACATCACCGTGAAGATGCCCAACGTCCACGGCGCTCCTGTCCAGATCGGTGATCCGGAGAAGGTGGGTGTCAAGGACGTGATGAAGCCTGACTACGGTGATCCTGTGGAGATCCGGGAGGGCGAGGTGCCTGTGTTCTGGCCCTGCGGTGTCACTCCCCAGGCGGCGGTGGAGAATGCCAAGCCCCCCATTGTCATTACCCACGCCCCCGGCCATATGTTTATCACCGATATCCTGAACACCGAGCTCAACGACTATCTGGAAGCCCAGAAGAATAAGTAAGCACAGAAAATGCCCGCGGCAGACGCCGCGGGCATTTTTATTGTCCGTTTAGTTTTTCTCTCTGGCACGCAGCTGCCAGAAGATGACCGCTCCGGCAGCGGCCACATTGAGGGAATCCACGCCGTGGTACATAGGAATCCGGGCAGTGTAATCACAGTGGGCCATGGTTTCCTCACACAGGCCGTTTCCCTCCGAGCCCAGAACGATGGCAAGCTTTTCCGCATTGGCCAGGACCGGGTCTTCAATGGAGATGGAGTTGTCCGTCAGTGCCATGGCTGCGGTGGAAAAGCCCAGGGAGCGCAGGGTGGCGATCCCGGGCTGGGGCCACTGAAAGGCATCCCCATGCAGCCAGGTCCAGGGAATCTGGAAGACAGTGCCCATGCTCACCCGCACCGAGCGGCGATAGAAAGGGTCGCAGCAGGAGGAAGAAACCAGGATTCCGTCCATCCCCAGAGCGGCGGCAGAGCGAAAGATAGCGCCGATGTTGGTGGAGTCGGTAATGTTCTCCAATACCACCAGACGCCGGGCACTGCGGCAGATCTCTTCGGGACTGGGAAGGGGAGGACGGCGCATGGCGCATAACATTCCCCGGGTCAGCTCATAGCCGGTCAGACGGGCCAATACATCCCGCGGGGCGGTATAGATGGGGATGTTGTCCCACGGAGGGGGGAGAAGCTGTGTCAGTGCGGGAAGGTGTCTGGCTTCTGTCAAGCAGGAGAGAGGCTGGCAGCCTGCTTTGAGGGCACAGGAGATGACCTTGCCGCTCTCAGCGATGAAGATTCCCTTCTCGGGATCCCGCTGACTGCGCAGCTGGGCGTGGGTGAGCTGGGTATAGGGGGCAAGCTCCGGGGCGGAGAGGTCGCTGATTTCTATGATATGAGCCATATGGGCCTCCTGAGTGGTTCAAGATGTTCTTATTATAACACAACGGTGCAGAGCAGGCAAAAAAAGACGGCGGGATGTCCGCCGTCTTTGAGAAGAAAACCTTATTCGTTGACCGCCTTGTCGTGGGACGGCCCCTGAATGATGTGAAGGGCCTGGCGGTGGTTGCGTACCACGTTGACCTCCTGGCTGCCCCCGTATTCCCCGTCGATGGTCCAGGGGATGGGCTTATCGCAGGTGAATTTCAGGTCTGAGGCGTGGAAGGAGATCAAAGCGCTGCCGGTGGTGGCAGGAGCCTGCCCCAGCAGAGATTGAAGCGCGGCACCCACTTCGAAAATGTTCACCGGCTTTTTCACCAGAATGACCTCGAAGAGTCCGTCGTCCAGCTCTACCCGGTCGGTGGGCAGGTTTTTCATGCCGCCCACGGAATAGGTGTTGCACACCATGCCGTAGAAGAAGTCGTCCTCCAGGGTGTTGCCGTCATACTCTACCTTGATGTGGTAGGGGGCGATGGAGGGGATGGAGGCGATGCCTGCCATGACATAGGCCAGATGCCCGAACGTGTTTTTCAGATCCTGGGGCGTATCATAGGCCACCTCAGTAAAGGCGCCAAAGGCGGCGACATAGACAAAGGGGCGCTCGTTCAAGGTGCCGATGTCCCAGGCCAGAGGCGGGATATCGCTGCCGGCCAAGGCGGCTGCCTTTTTATAGACCCGAGGAATATGGAGGGTGGTGGCGCAGTCGTTGGTGGAGCCGGCAGGAATATAGCCCAGAACGGGCGGGGACTCCAGCGCCATCAGCCCGGCGGCCGTTTCACTCAGGGTGCCGTCGCCTCCGCAGCAGACGACCCGGTCAAACTGAGAGCCCAGTTCCCGGACGATACGGGTGGCGTCTCCGGGCTGCTGGGTGGGGTAGGCGGTGACCAGCCAGCCCTCTTTGGTGAGGGTGTCCAGGATGGGAGACAGGTGGCCTGCCGCGCCTCCCTTGCCGGAAGTGGGATTATAGAGAAACAGAAGGTGATTCATAGGATACATACCTCGAAGAAAGAGATAAAACGGGAAAAAAGCCCGAAAAAATTTAGTTCAATAGAGAATATTATAGATGGCGGGCGGAAAAAAGCAAGGAGGAAATGTAAAATCTTTATGAAATATATATACAGCGGGAGAAAGAGCGGAATCGGCAGAAAAGGGTTGCATGGCAGGGGTAAAATGATTAAAATGTGGGCAGAAAAGGAAAAGGAGCTGGATGTATGGAGCAGGAGAGAAGGCCGGCTGTGCTGATCACCGGAGCGTCCCGGGGAATTGGTGCGGCCTGCGCCCGGCGGTTTGCTCAGGCAGGCTGGAATGTAGGAGTCAATTACTTCCATTCCAGGCAGCAGGCCCTGGAGCTGGTAGAGGAGTTGGAGAAGCTGGGCGTCCGGGCCGCAGCGCTGCAGGGGGATGTGTCCCAGTCGCAGCAGGCCGCGGCGCTGGTGGAAGAGGCCCAGCGGGAGTTTGGAGCTCTGGATGCGCTGGTTTGTAACGCCGGGGTGGCCGGAGTCCAGGCTCTGCTGACCGACTTGACCGATGAGCAATGGCGCTGGACTGCAGGGACCAATCTTGACGGCGTGGTGTATACCATGCGTGCGGCCATCCCCGGGATGGTGCGCCGTCAGAAGGGAAGCATTGTTACCATATCGTCTATGTGGGGCCTTACCGGCGGCTCCTGTGAGGCGGCATATTCCGCTGCCAAGGCAGGAGTGATCGGTCTGACCCGAGCCATGGCCAAGGAACTTGGCCCCTCTCATATTCGGGTCAACTGTGTGGCGCCGGGTGTGATCGATACCGATATGAACGCCCACCTCTCGTCCCAGGATATGCAGGCTCTGGCAGAAGAGACTCCGCTGGGGCGGATCGGTCGGCCGGAGGATGTAGCGGAGGGAGTCTTCTTCCTGGCCAGTGCCGCAGCCGACTTCATTACCGGACAGGTGCTGGCAGTGGATGGCGGAATGGTGATTTGAAAAAAGAGGACATTTTGGGAGAATGGGGAAAAAGAGCGAAAAAACTTAAGAAAATCATGAGAATTGTCCGGTTGTCATGGAATAAAAAGGTTGCTATAATATTCACATCGTAATTACAGCATCGGGCTTGGTCCCGACAACAGAATGTGGAAGGAGGCAGTGCCGTGCGGCGGTCTCAATTTGATTATCATTCCTATCGCGGGCGTAAATCGGCCAGCTTTTGGCTGAAATGGATCGCCCTTGTGCTGGCAATCCTGGTTGTGCTGGCAGTGGCGTTCCTGCTGTGGGGACAGAAGTATATTTCTTATACCGATGATGGGCTTCGGGTGGACCTGCCCTTTTTCCAGAGTGAGCCCAAGCAGCCCGATGTAAGCGATCTTGATGTGATCGATCAGGATCCCGGCAGCAACTCTTCTGACCAGGGAGATACCTCTCAGCCCCAGGAACAGGAGCCTCAGGAGAAAACTTCTGCCAACGGGGTGAATGTTTCTCTGGCCTCCATTCTGGATGGAAGCGCCGCCCAGCAGGTTCAGCAGCAGGGCGGAGACAGCGTCGTGGTGGACATGAAAAACGACCAGGGACAGTTGGGGTGGAAGAGCCAGCAGAGTCTGGCTTCTGCCGTACAGTCCGAGGCCCAGGATGATCAGGTCAATGAGAAGCTGAAAAGCTGGAATGAGGGCGATGTGTACACTGTGGCACGGATGTCCTGCTTCCGGGACGAGGCGATTGGAGGCCAGATGGCCTATACCCTTCAGACCACCAGCGGATACCGCTGGAAGGATGGAGACGAGATGCACTGGGCTGACCCCTCCAACCAACAGGTTCAGGATTATCTCATTGGACTGATGACGGAACTGGCCCAGATGGGCTTTGACGAGATCGTACTGGACCACTGCGGCTATCCCACCCAGGCGGACGGCCTGCTGAGCAATATCCAGTATGGGGATCAGTCGGCCTCTCAGGTGATGGATGATTTTCTGGCAAAGGCGGCCCAGGCTCTGGAGCCCTATGGGACGACTCTGTCTCTGGCAGTCAGCCAGGAGCAGGTCAGCGGCCAGGATACCAGCTCCGGCCTGACAGCCCAGAATATCAACCAGTATGGACAGCGCATCTGGATCGCCGGTGAGGAGCAGGCGGTGCTGTCCACCCTGACTGCGGCGGGTATCGAGACACCCCAGCAGCGGCTGGTACTGTATGTGGAACAATTCGGCCAAGACAGTACAGTCAGCCAGGCGCTCCTGTCCTAAAATGTCACATGCGAAATAAAAACCGCCCATTTCTGCGGAAATGGGCGGTTTTTTGCAGCTGTGCGGGGAGTAGGATTCATACAAAATGCGCAAACTGTAAAAAAACGTGTAATAAGCAACAAAACCGGAAGAGAAAGGAAAGAAAAGACTGGAAAAAAGGCCTAGAAATGAAAAAGGGAGGGATTGGACCGTGACGGGGAGGGGAAAATGTGCTTGCAATTCTGTGCGATTTCGCCTAAAATCAGAGCTAGATATCCAATGTGTTTCAAGAACAAAATATCACACAACGAAACAACAGGGTGGTGATTGATATGGCAGTGGAAGAGATCAAGAAAGTGGCCCAGCTGGAGCAGGAAATGAAACAGCGCAAGGAGGCCGCTGTGGCCGAGGGCAAGCAGCGTGTGCTGGAAGCCCAGCGTCTGGCCCGCCGTCAGTTGGAGGAGTCCCGTCAGGAGGCGGAGCTCCAGGTCCGGCAGATGATGGCCAAGGCAGAGGCGGAGGCCGCCCAGTGGACCTTGGACGCGCTGAAAGACGCCACGCAGGAATGCGAGGAGTTTAAAACAAAAGCCCGGGGCCGGCTGGACCAGGCCGCGGCGTTCATTGTGGAAAAGGTTGTGAATAGCTGATGGCAATCGTCAAAATGAAGGGGCTGCGGCTGCTGGCCATGCGCAGCGACCGAGAGGCGCTGCTGGAGCTGCTGCAGGGGATGGGCTGCGTGGAGATCGACGAGCCCGACCAGGACCCCCAGACCTGGCAGGGGCTGCTCTCACAGCTGGGGAGCCAGACGCTCTCCCGGCCCGACGGGCAGGCGCTCTCCCAGGCTCGGGAGGATCTGCAGGCGGCCCAGCGTGCTCTGGCGGTGCTCAAGCGGCACGGAGATAAGGGAAGAGGCCTGCTGGCACCCCGTCCAAGACTCACCCGGCAGCAGCTGTTTGACGGGGAGGAGCAGGGAAAACAGGCGGTGCAGCAGGTCCTGGAGGCCGACCGCCAGCTGGCTGCCCTGGAGGCCCAGCACAGCAAGCTGCTGACCCAGCGAGCCGCTCTGGCCCCTTGGCTGGAGCTGAATATTCCTCTGGACACGGCCTCCACCCAGGAGATGGTGGTGCAGTTTGGCACCGTCACCGCGGGTGTGGAACTGGAGCAGGTGCAGCGGGCGGTGGAAGGGGCCAGCGAGTTGGCCCAGCTCACCCAGGCCAGCGTGGACCGGGATGTGCGCTACTGTCTGCTGGTGTGTCATACCAGCGCCCAGGAGGAAGTGCTCCAGGCGCTGCGGGACTTTGGATGGTCCCGGATGAACCTGTCCGGCTGGACCGGAACTGCAAAGGAGAACGACCAGCGCATTGCCCGGGAGTTGGAGCAGAATGAGCAGGAGACCGCTCAGGCGGAGCAGCAGCTGGCCCAGCTGACCAGTTTGGCCGAGCCCATCCGTCAGGCCGCCGACCGAGCTTCGGTCCGCATCAACCGGGAGGAGGGGCGCAGCCGCCTGCTGGATACGGAGAAGACCTTCCTGCTGGAGGGCTGGGTGCCGGCGGAGAAGTGGCCGGAACTGGAGAGCCAGCTGAAGAATTATCCCTGCGCCTGGGAGCTGCGGGATCCCACCGAGGAGGAATACCCCAAGGTGCCCGTGAAGCTGAAAAACAACTGGTTTACCCGGCCTCTCAGTATGGTCACCGAGATGTACTCTCTGCCCGCTTATAACGGGCTGGACCCCAACCCCCTGATGGCCCCCTTCTTCATCCTGTTTTACGGGATCATGATGGCCGACATGGGGTACGGGCTGCTGATGATGATCGCCTCGGTGGTGGTGCTGAAAAAGTCCCGTCCCCGGGCAGGTATGCACAACTTCTTTGCTCTGCTGGGGCTGTGTGGTGTGAGTACCTTTATCATGGGAGCGGTGACCGGAGGATTCTTCGGTGACTTTATCCCTCAGCTCCTGAAGCTTATCAACCCGGAGAGCACCTTTGTCTGGTTCTGGCCCACCCTCTTTACCCCCCTGGAGGATACCATGATGATCCTGGTGGGAGCTATGGCTCTGGGCTTTGTCCAGATCCTGGTGGGCATGGCCATCAGCTTTGTGAAAAAGCTGCGCCGTGGCCAGGTGATGGACGCCATCTGGGAGGAGGTCACCTGGTGGGTGGTCTTTGCCGGACTGGCTCTGGCCATTCTGGGTGTGACCAATCTGGTGATTATTCTGGGCGGCGTGATGGTGGTGGCCGGACCCATCCTGACGGAGAAGGGGTTTGGCAAGATCACCGGCATTTTCGGTTCCCTTTATAACCATGTGACGGGTTACTTCGGCGACATCCTGTCCTACTCCCGTCTTATGGCCCTGATGCTGGCAGGCAGCGTCATTGCTCAGGTGTTCAACACCCTGGGCGCCATCCCGGGGAATGTGGTGATCTTTATCATCATTTCCATGCTGGGCAATGCCCTTAACTTTGCCCTGAACCTGCTGGGATGCTATGTCCACGACTTGCGTCTGCAATGTCTGGAATACTTCAATAAGTTCTATGAGGATGGAGGCAAGCCCTTCCGTCCCATGAAGCTGGATACCAACTACTATGATGTGGTGAAATAAAAGGAGGACAACACAATGGATATGAATCAACTGATTGAATTGCAGCAGAGCGCAACGTTCCTGGGCAGCATCGGTGGTTTGGCCCTGGCCCTGCTGGGCGCAGGTCTGGCGGCGGTGCTCAGCGGCATCGGCTCCGCCAAGGGCACCGGCATCGCCGGTGAGGCGGGCACCGGCCTGCTGTGTGAGGACCCCAGCAAGTTTGGTAAGGTCATGATCCTTCAGGTTATCCCCGGCACCCAGGGCCTGTACGGCCTGGTGGTGTGGTTCTTCGCCGTGTTCCGCATGGGCCTGCTCTCCGGTACTCTGCCCGAACTCACTGTGGCTCAGGGTATGCAGTACTTTGTGGCCTGCCTGCCCATGGCGCTGGGCGGCCTGTTCTCCGCCATTGCTCAGGGCCGCGTGGCTGCTGGCTCCATCAACATTCTGGCTAAGAAGCCCGATGACTGGTCCAAGGGCATGGTGCTGTGCATTACCGTAGAGTTCTACGCCATTCTGTCTCTGCTGGCCTCCATGCTGATGATCATCAACATCAGCGCCTGAGCCGGGAAAGGAACGCGCTATGGACGGAATTGAAAAAATCACGGCCCGGATCCAGGCCGATGGTCAGGCAGAGCTGGACCGCCTGAAAGAGGATGTCCGGCAGCAGCTGCAGACCATCCACACCCAGACCCAGGACCAGGTGGACCGGGAGCGGCAGGACATCCTCTCCCGGGGCGAGAAGGCTGCCGCCGAGCGCCTGGAGCGGCTGAAATCCGCCGCCGAGATGGAAAAGCGCAAGCTGGCGCTGGCCGCCAAGCAGGAGGTGCTCTCCGAGGCCTTTGATAAGGCTCTGGAGCAGCTGTGCGCTCTGCCCGATGAGCAGTACATCCAACTGCTCACCCATCTGGTGCTTCAGGCGGTGTCCACGGGCAAGGAGCAGCTGGTATTCTCCCCCAAGGACCGCAACCGTATTGGTAAGCAGGTGGTGGTGGCCGCCAACGAGGCCCTGGTGAAGAACGTGGCCCCTGAGCTGCCTGAGTCCATTACCGACTCCAAGGTGGGTGCTTTTGTGGGCAAGCTGGTCAACAGTGCCACGGCCCAGATCACCGGCACCGGCCTGCTGTCCCTCTCGGAGGAGACCCGGAACATCCGGGGCGGCTTCATCCTGGTGGATGGCCCCATCGAGGTCAACTGTGCCTTTGAGACCTTGGTGCGGCTGCAG
Encoded here:
- a CDS encoding biotin-dependent carboxyltransferase family protein → MSITVLNPGLLTTVQDMGRVGYQQFGVSVSGVMDPRSAAIANILVGNPEDEAVLECTMMGPQLLFNQAETIAITGGDLMPTLDGQPMPTYRAVTVQAGQVLRFQAPKTGCRCFIAFTGGLDIPEVMGSRSTYMKAKIGGYQGRKLQKDDVIGFRAPGVPKNLNIRCMSPEFIPRPVYTLRVVMGPQDDAFTQQGLDTFLSETYSVTNEFDRMGCRLDGPVIQHVTDGNIISDGIAFGAIQVPSEGKPIIMLGDRQTTGGYTKIANVISADFRLLGQLKAGDKVKFEKVSIGQAQDALLNQRAALKTLRHALDG
- a CDS encoding putative hydro-lyase, producing MAFDITPYIDKSPAEVRGLIRQGVIDFPTAGMCRGYAQANLVILPPEYAADFEEFTKKNPFPCPVLEIIKGTPETHAMGEGGNICSDIPRYRIYENGVFTKEITDASEYWKEGYVGFLIGCSFSFEEALMAAGIPVRHIEQGCNVPMFKTNIQTVKAGPFEGPMVCSMRPMTPEQAQKAYDITVKMPNVHGAPVQIGDPEKVGVKDVMKPDYGDPVEIREGEVPVFWPCGVTPQAAVENAKPPIVITHAPGHMFITDILNTELNDYLEAQKNK
- a CDS encoding RNA methyltransferase, which translates into the protein MAHIIEISDLSAPELAPYTQLTHAQLRSQRDPEKGIFIAESGKVISCALKAGCQPLSCLTEARHLPALTQLLPPPWDNIPIYTAPRDVLARLTGYELTRGMLCAMRRPPLPSPEEICRSARRLVVLENITDSTNIGAIFRSAAALGMDGILVSSSCCDPFYRRSVRVSMGTVFQIPWTWLHGDAFQWPQPGIATLRSLGFSTAAMALTDNSISIEDPVLANAEKLAIVLGSEGNGLCEETMAHCDYTARIPMYHGVDSLNVAAAGAVIFWQLRAREKN
- a CDS encoding YegS/Rv2252/BmrU family lipid kinase, producing the protein MNHLLFLYNPTSGKGGAAGHLSPILDTLTKEGWLVTAYPTQQPGDATRIVRELGSQFDRVVCCGGDGTLSETAAGLMALESPPVLGYIPAGSTNDCATTLHIPRVYKKAAALAGSDIPPLAWDIGTLNERPFVYVAAFGAFTEVAYDTPQDLKNTFGHLAYVMAGIASIPSIAPYHIKVEYDGNTLEDDFFYGMVCNTYSVGGMKNLPTDRVELDDGLFEVILVKKPVNIFEVGAALQSLLGQAPATTGSALISFHASDLKFTCDKPIPWTIDGEYGGSQEVNVVRNHRQALHIIQGPSHDKAVNE
- the fabG gene encoding 3-oxoacyl-ACP reductase FabG; its protein translation is MEQERRPAVLITGASRGIGAACARRFAQAGWNVGVNYFHSRQQALELVEELEKLGVRAAALQGDVSQSQQAAALVEEAQREFGALDALVCNAGVAGVQALLTDLTDEQWRWTAGTNLDGVVYTMRAAIPGMVRRQKGSIVTISSMWGLTGGSCEAAYSAAKAGVIGLTRAMAKELGPSHIRVNCVAPGVIDTDMNAHLSSQDMQALAEETPLGRIGRPEDVAEGVFFLASAAADFITGQVLAVDGGMVI
- a CDS encoding putative glycoside hydrolase — translated: MRRSQFDYHSYRGRKSASFWLKWIALVLAILVVLAVAFLLWGQKYISYTDDGLRVDLPFFQSEPKQPDVSDLDVIDQDPGSNSSDQGDTSQPQEQEPQEKTSANGVNVSLASILDGSAAQQVQQQGGDSVVVDMKNDQGQLGWKSQQSLASAVQSEAQDDQVNEKLKSWNEGDVYTVARMSCFRDEAIGGQMAYTLQTTSGYRWKDGDEMHWADPSNQQVQDYLIGLMTELAQMGFDEIVLDHCGYPTQADGLLSNIQYGDQSASQVMDDFLAKAAQALEPYGTTLSLAVSQEQVSGQDTSSGLTAQNINQYGQRIWIAGEEQAVLSTLTAAGIETPQQRLVLYVEQFGQDSTVSQALLS
- a CDS encoding V-type ATP synthase subunit I, with product MAIVKMKGLRLLAMRSDREALLELLQGMGCVEIDEPDQDPQTWQGLLSQLGSQTLSRPDGQALSQAREDLQAAQRALAVLKRHGDKGRGLLAPRPRLTRQQLFDGEEQGKQAVQQVLEADRQLAALEAQHSKLLTQRAALAPWLELNIPLDTASTQEMVVQFGTVTAGVELEQVQRAVEGASELAQLTQASVDRDVRYCLLVCHTSAQEEVLQALRDFGWSRMNLSGWTGTAKENDQRIARELEQNEQETAQAEQQLAQLTSLAEPIRQAADRASVRINREEGRSRLLDTEKTFLLEGWVPAEKWPELESQLKNYPCAWELRDPTEEEYPKVPVKLKNNWFTRPLSMVTEMYSLPAYNGLDPNPLMAPFFILFYGIMMADMGYGLLMMIASVVVLKKSRPRAGMHNFFALLGLCGVSTFIMGAVTGGFFGDFIPQLLKLINPESTFVWFWPTLFTPLEDTMMILVGAMALGFVQILVGMAISFVKKLRRGQVMDAIWEEVTWWVVFAGLALAILGVTNLVIILGGVMVVAGPILTEKGFGKITGIFGSLYNHVTGYFGDILSYSRLMALMLAGSVIAQVFNTLGAIPGNVVIFIIISMLGNALNFALNLLGCYVHDLRLQCLEYFNKFYEDGGKPFRPMKLDTNYYDVVK
- a CDS encoding V-type ATP synthase subunit K; translated protein: MNQLIELQQSATFLGSIGGLALALLGAGLAAVLSGIGSAKGTGIAGEAGTGLLCEDPSKFGKVMILQVIPGTQGLYGLVVWFFAVFRMGLLSGTLPELTVAQGMQYFVACLPMALGGLFSAIAQGRVAAGSINILAKKPDDWSKGMVLCITVEFYAILSLLASMLMIINISA
- a CDS encoding V-type ATP synthase subunit E, with translation MDGIEKITARIQADGQAELDRLKEDVRQQLQTIHTQTQDQVDRERQDILSRGEKAAAERLERLKSAAEMEKRKLALAAKQEVLSEAFDKALEQLCALPDEQYIQLLTHLVLQAVSTGKEQLVFSPKDRNRIGKQVVVAANEALVKNVAPELPESITDSKVGAFVGKLVNSATAQITGTGLLSLSEETRNIRGGFILVDGPIEVNCAFETLVRLQREKLEKQVADILFEA